In Prunus dulcis chromosome 2, ALMONDv2, whole genome shotgun sequence, a single genomic region encodes these proteins:
- the LOC117617405 gene encoding probable inorganic phosphate transporter 1-5, translating into MARDQQAVVLNALDVAKTQWCHFTAIVIAGMGFFTDAYDIFSISFITKLLGHVYYTEQGAKKPGTLPPNVSAAVSSVALCGTLAGQLCFGWLGDKLGRKKVYGITLMLMVISSIASGLSFGSTPNGAMATLCFFRFWLGFGIGGDYPLSATIMSEYANKKTRGAFIAAVFAMQGFGILTAGIVSIIVSSAFDHAYKAPPYSVDPKASLVPEADYVWRIILMFGALPAALTYYWRSKTPETARYTALVENNAKQAAVDMSKVLQVNLESEEGNVEEKVIEQQHPDKASFGLFTKEFAHRHGLHLLGTTTTWFLLDIAYYSQNLFQKDIFSAIGWIPAAETMNAIEELYTIARAQTLIALCSLVPGYWFTVAFIDRIGRFPIQLMGFFFMTVFMFALAIPYHHWTLKPNRIGFVVLYSLTFFFSNFGPNATTFVVPAEIFPARLRSTCHGISAAGGKAGAIVGGFGFLYAAQSTNPAKTDPGYPPGIGVKNSLIMLGTINFFGMLFTLLLPESKGKTLEELSGENEE; encoded by the coding sequence ATGGCTAGAGATCAACAAGCGGTAGTGCTTAATGCACTTGATGTTGCCAAGACCCAGTGGTGCCATTTCACAGCAATTGTCATTGCCGGAATGGGATTTTTCACAGATGCCTATGATATCTTCTCCATCTCCTTCATCACCAAACTCCTTGGTCATGTATACTATACTGAGCAAGGTGCAAAAAAGCCTGGCACGTTGCCTCCCAATGTGTCTGCAGCCGTTAGCAGTGTTGCCCTATGCGGCACTTTAGCCGGACAACTCTGCTTTGGCTGGCTTGGTGATAAATTAGGCCGAAAGAAAGTTTATGGTATAACTCTCATGCTAATGGTGATCAGCTCCATTGCCTCAGGGCTCTCTTTTGGATCCACACCAAATGGTGCGATGGCAACGCTTTGTTTCTTTCGATTTTGGCTTGGTTTCGGCATTGGCGGTGACTATCCCCTTTCAGCTACAATCATGTCTGAGTATGCTAACAAAAAGACTCGTGGGGCTTTCATAGCGGCTGTTTTTGCCATGCAAGGATTTGGAATTTTGACGGCTGGGATTGTTTCTATAATTGTTTCAAGCGCATTTGATCATGCATACAAGGCTCCTCCTTACTCAGTTGATCCAAAAGCTTCTCTTGTTCCTGAAGCAGATTATGTTTGGCGCATCATTTTGATGTTTGGAGCCCTCCCTGCTGCTCTTACTTACTACTGGCGAAGTAAAACGCCTGAGACAGCTAGGTACACTGCCCTTGTTGAAAACAATGCAAAACAGGCAGCAGTAGACATGTCTAAAGTGTTACAAGTTAATCTTGAATCCGAAGAGGGCAACGTCGAGGAGAAAGTGATCGAGCAACAACATCCAGACAAAGCATCGTTTGGCTTGTTCACCAAGGAATTTGCACATCGGCACGGACTTCACTTGCTTGGTACCACCACTACTTGGTTCTTACTTGACATTGCCTACTACAGCCAAAATCTTTTCCAAAAGGATATATTCAGTGCAATTGGGTGGATTCCAGCAGCAGAAACCATGAACGCCATTGAAGAGCTCTATACAATTGCAAGGGCACAAACACTTATAGCGTTGTGCAGTCTTGTTCCGGGTTACTGGTTCACAGTGGCATTCATCGATCGTATTGGAAGGTTTCCAATCCAATTAATGGGTTTCTTTTTCATGACAGTATTCATGTTTGCCCTTGCAATTCCTTACCATCATTGGACATTGAAGCCTAACAGAATTGGGTTTGTGGTATTGTActcactcacatttttcttctccaattttGGACCCAATGCCACCACCTTTGTTGTGCCAGCAGAAATCTTCCCTGCAAGGCTGAGGTCTACTTGTCACGGAATATCAGCGGCTGGGGGTAAGGCTGGAGCTATAGTGGGTGGCTTTGGGTTCTTATACGCTGCACAAAGCACAAACCCGGCAAAAACGGACCCTGGATACCCACCAGGTATTGGTGTGAAGAATTCTCTAATTATGCTTGGCACCATCAACTTCTTCGGCATGTTGTTTACTCTGTTATTGCCTGAATCAAAGGGAAAAACACTGGAGGAGTTGAGTGGTGAGAATGAGGAGTGA
- the LOC117617973 gene encoding inorganic phosphate transporter 1-4-like produces the protein MARDQQAVVLNALDVAKTQWYHFTAIVIAGMGFFTDAYDIFSISFITKLLGHVYYTEQGAKKPGTLPPNVSAAVSSVALCGTLAGQLCFGWLGDKLGRKKVYGITLMLMVISSIVSGLSFGSTPNGAMATLCFFRFWLGFGIGGDYPLSATIMSEYANKKTRGEYRSI, from the coding sequence ATGGCTAGAGATCAACAAGCGGTAGTGCTTAATGCACTTGATGTTGCCAAGACCCAGTGGTACCATTTCACAGCAATTGTCATTGCCGGAATGGGATTTTTCACAGATGCCTATGATATCTTCTCCATCTCCTTCATCACCAAACTCCTTGGTCATGTATACTATACTGAGCAAGGTGCAAAAAAGCCTGGCACGTTGCCTCCCAATGTGTCTGCAGCCGTTAGCAGTGTTGCCCTATGCGGCACTTTAGCCGGACAACTCTGCTTTGGCTGGCTTGGTGATAAATTAGGCCGAAAGAAAGTTTATGGTATAACTCTCATGCTAATGGTGATCAGCTCCATTGTCTCAGGGCTCTCTTTTGGATCCACACCAAATGGTGCGATGGCAACGCTTTGTTTCTTTCGATTTTGGCTTGGTTTCGGCATTGGCGGTGACTATCCCCTTTCAGCTACAATCATGTCTGAGTATGCTAACAAAAAGACTCGTGGGGAATACAGGAGCATATAG